A genomic stretch from Marinimicrobium sp. C6131 includes:
- the tssK gene encoding type VI secretion system baseplate subunit TssK: MSLSSKVIWSEGMFLNPQHFQQYDRYVERYIDAKCSALGAYAWGLQTMELDQELLKLGKLSVSRGRGVFPDGTPFNFPEVDDAPGVLEVPEGAHSTLVYLAVPVRRPGAVDVSREDDAQALARYYVSEVSARDVTSDGGDTRPVDVGKLRLRLMLESEDLSGYACIGVLRIAEVRDDHNVLLDEQYLPTCLDCTAAPRLAGFLPELSGMLHHRGEAIAGRLADARRGGTAEIADYMMLQMINRYEPLIAHLASVRNLHPLALFQQLLLVAGELSTFVAREKRPPEFAPYRHDQLQETFLPLMTTLRSYLSMVYEQTAIGLPLEEKKYGIRVGTIPDRSLLSSAAFVLAVRADIAEETLRSRLPAQIKVGPVERIRQLVNAAMPGIAIKPLPVAPRQIPYRSGYAYFELDQHSAFWREMANSGGFALHVGGDFPGLEMEFWAIRQ, from the coding sequence ATGTCGTTGAGCAGCAAGGTCATCTGGTCCGAGGGAATGTTTCTGAACCCTCAGCACTTCCAGCAGTACGACCGCTACGTCGAACGTTACATTGATGCCAAGTGCAGCGCCCTCGGCGCCTATGCCTGGGGGCTGCAGACGATGGAACTGGACCAGGAGCTGCTCAAGTTGGGCAAGCTGTCGGTGTCCCGGGGTCGGGGTGTGTTCCCCGATGGTACTCCATTCAATTTCCCTGAAGTGGATGATGCCCCCGGGGTGCTCGAGGTTCCCGAGGGCGCCCACAGTACGCTGGTGTATCTTGCGGTGCCGGTTCGTCGGCCGGGTGCGGTGGACGTTTCCCGGGAAGACGATGCACAGGCCCTGGCCCGCTATTACGTGTCGGAAGTCAGTGCACGGGATGTCACCTCGGATGGTGGAGATACCCGCCCCGTGGATGTGGGCAAGCTCCGTTTACGCCTGATGCTCGAATCCGAGGATCTCAGCGGGTATGCCTGCATTGGCGTACTGCGCATCGCGGAGGTGCGCGATGACCACAACGTGCTGCTCGATGAGCAGTACTTGCCGACCTGTCTCGATTGTACGGCCGCCCCCAGGCTCGCGGGCTTTCTGCCCGAGTTGTCCGGGATGCTGCATCATCGGGGCGAGGCGATTGCCGGCCGACTGGCGGATGCCCGACGGGGGGGAACGGCGGAGATAGCCGACTATATGATGCTGCAGATGATCAACCGCTATGAGCCCCTGATCGCCCATCTGGCTTCGGTGCGCAATCTGCACCCTCTGGCGCTGTTTCAGCAACTGCTGCTGGTGGCGGGAGAGCTGTCCACCTTTGTCGCCAGGGAGAAGCGGCCACCGGAGTTTGCGCCGTATCGACACGATCAATTGCAGGAAACGTTTTTGCCCCTGATGACCACCCTGCGCAGCTACCTGTCGATGGTGTACGAGCAGACCGCCATCGGGCTGCCTCTTGAGGAAAAGAAATACGGTATCCGCGTGGGCACCATTCCCGATCGCTCGCTGCTTTCATCGGCAGCGTTTGTACTGGCGGTGCGAGCGGATATCGCCGAGGAAACCTTGCGCTCGCGTCTGCCGGCGCAGATCAAGGTGGGTCCGGTGGAGCGTATCCGGCAGTTGGTTAACGCGGCCATGCCGGGTATTGCCATCAAACCCTTGCCTGTGGCGCCGCGGCAGATTCCCTACCGTTCGGGATATGCCTACTTCGAGTTGGATCAGCACAGCGCCTTCTGGCGGGAAATGGCCAACTCGGGCGGTTTTGCGTTGCACGTAGGCGGAGACTTCCCCGGCCTGGAAATGGAGTTCTGGGCGATTCGCCAATAG